DNA sequence from the Brachybacterium avium genome:
CAAGGTCGAGCGCCGATCAGACTGCGCTCACCGGGCGCTCACGCGTCGACCACCACGGCCATGACGGCGGGCTCGCGACGGTAGGTGCGGCGCAGGTAGCTGCCGACGGCCTCGACGATGATCTCCTCGAGCTCGCCGATGTCGTCGATCTTGTCCTGGCGGGCGCGGGCGAGCGCCTTGTTGACCTGGGTCTCGGCGCCCTTGAAGGTCTTGTCATCGTGCACGAAGCCCTTGGTGATGAACTCCAGCGGCTCGACCGGCTGATTGGTCTTCGGATCGATCAGCGCGACCACGGTGACCACACCGCCGCCGGAGAGCATGCGGCGCTCGGCGAGGGTGTCCTCGGTGGCGGTGCCGATGGTCTGGCCGTCCACGTACACCAGACCGGCCTCGACCTTCCCGGAGATCTTCGCCTGGCCGGCCACGAGGTCGACGGTCACGCCGTCCTGTGCGATGACGATGTTCTTCTCCGGCACACCGGTGCGGCGGGCCAGCTCGGCGTTGGCATGCATGTGCTTGGACTCGCCGTGCACCGGCATCACGTTCTTCGGACGCACGATGTTGTAGCAGTACACGAGCTCGCCCGCGCTGGCGTGGCCGGAGACGTGCACCTTCGCATTGCCCTTGTGGACGATGTTCGCGCCGAGATCGGTGAGCTTGTTGATGATCCCGTAGATGGCGTTCTCGTTGCCGGGGATCAGCGAGGAGGCCATCAGCACCGTATCGCCCTCGCCGACCTGGATCTGGTGGTCGCCGTTGGACATGCGGGCCAGCGCCGCCATCGGCTCGCCCTGCGAACCGGTGCAGATCAGGGTGATCTTGTGATCGGGCATCGACTGGATCTTGCGGAAGTCGACGACGAGACCCTTGGGGATGTTCAGGTAGCCGAGATCGCGGGCGATCGCCATGTTGCGCACCATCGAGCGGCCGACGAACGCGACCTTGCGGCCGTTGGCGTGGGCGGCGTTGAGCACCTGCTGGATGCGGTGCACGTGGCTGGCGAAGCTGGAGACGATGATCCGCCGGGGCGAGGAAGTGAACACCTGGTCGATCGCCGGGTTCAGATCCCGCTCGGACATGGTGAAGCCGGGGACCTCGGCGTTCGTGGAGTCGGTGAGGAACAGATCCACGCCTTCCTCGCCGAGGCGGGCGAAGGAGCGCAGGTCGGTGATGCGACCGTCCAGCGGAAACTGGTCCATCTTGAAGTCACCGGTGTGCAGCACCGAGCCGGCCTTGGTGCGGATCATGATGGCGAGCGCATCGGGGATGGAGTGGTTGACCGCGACGAATTCGAGGTCGAACGAGCCCGCCTTGTGCTTCTGGCCCGCCTCGACCTGGATGGTCTTGGGGGTGATGCGATGCTCCTTGAGCTTCGCGGTGATGAAGGCCAGTGTCAGCTCGGAGCCGATGACCGGGATGTCCGCCCGCTCCTTGAGCAGGTACGGGACACCGCCGATGTGGTCCTCGTGGCCGTGCGTGAGCACGATCGCCTCGATGTCGTCCAGGCGGTCCCGGATGGACGTGAAGTCCGGCAGGATCACGTCGATGCCGGGCTGGTGCTCCTCGGGGAAGAGCACGCCGCAGTCGACGATCAGCAGCTTGCCGGCGTGCTCGAACACGGTCATGTTGCGGCCGACCTCGCCGAGGCCGCCGAGCGCGGTGATGCGCAGGCCGTTCTTGGCCAGGCGCGGGGGTGCGGTGAGCTTGGTGCGGGGGGAGGGCATGAGGGGTTTCTCCATCGTCGAAGGGTCAGGGTCTCAAGTCTCGAATGGCGCGCGCGTCTCAGAGGTCGCAGCGACGCCTACACTCAAACGTACGTCAGTCACGCGTCATTTCCGCATCCATGCCGAATTGGCCACGTTCAGATTGTCGAATCCGGGCGAGTTACTCACCGGTATCCGGCCTGAGGTGTCGCCACGAGCATCGCGAAGCGACAGCTGAGGACGCCTGCCCCGGAGGCGCGCCAGGGCGAGGCTGCGGACCGGGCTGAGTCCGGGCCCCACCTACTCCCGCCGCAGCTCCTCGCCCGAGCGCTCCGCCACCGCTCGGTAGGACTCGGTGAAGCGATCCAGCAGATCGACGAATGCCGCGGCGTCCACCGCGCCGAGAGCGGTCAGCGCCTCGTCGTAGCCGGCCAGGCTCGCGGCCACATCCGCCTCGAAGAGTCGGTACCCCTTCGCTGTGCGCTGGAAGAGGTAGGCCTGACCGCCGTGGTCGCGGGACCGCTCGAGGAGAGCTTCCGTGACAGCGGCGTTGACCTGACGGTTCACCGTGGACTGCTCGAGGTGGAGGGCGTCGGCGATTCCCCGCAGCGTCCTGGCGCGCCCGTCGGCGAAGAGCCAGAGGATGCGCAGGTCGGCATCCCCGAGAGCGCGCTGCTGGCGGTGGAGCCGGCGGTGGCGGTCCAGGAGGCTGAGGAGGCGTGCCACCTCGCGCCGCGGCTCCCGCTCCGCGCCATCCTCGGCCGGGGCGCATTCGCCCCCGGTGCGCTCGGCCATCTCCCCTCCGTCCCTTCGATGTCGTCACAATGCTCGGGCCCTGCCCGGTATGCATTTTACACATCCAACCTTGATATGTAGATTACATAGCTCGCCCCTGCCCATGCCCGAACCGAAGGTGCCCGTGAACGAATCCCCCCAGACAGCGAGCCCGGCCAAGGGCAGCGTCCGCCACCCCGCCTTGATCCTGCTCGTCATCGGCTTCTCCAGCCTGTGCGCCTCGCTCATGCAGTCGCTCGTGATCCCGATCCAGCCCGAGCTGCCCTCCATGCTCGGCACCTCGGCCTCGAACGCGGCCTGGGTGGTCACCGCCACCCTGCTGGCCGGCGGTGTCGCGATGCCGGTCGCCGGCAGGCTCGCCGACCTCAAGGGGTGCAAGCCCGTCCTGATCGGATCGGCCGCGCTCATGCTGGCGGGCTCGCTGATCTGCGCCCTCGGGGATTCGCTGGCGCCCGTCCTGGTCGGCCGCGTGCTGCAGGGCCTGGCGATGGGGTACATCCCGGTCGCGATCAGCTTCGTGCGCGAGGTGATGCCGCCGCGGCTGCGCAATACGGCGGTGGCCGGCATCAGCGCCACCCTCGGGGTGGGCGGCGCGCTCGGACTGCCGCTCGCCGCCTGGATCGCGCAGGCCTACGACTGGCACGCCCTGTTCTGGATGGCCTCGGCGCTCGCCGTGATCATGGTGGTCTCCACCGCCGTCGCGCTGCCCCATCGTGCCCCGGCCGGCTCCGGGAAGCTCGACGTGATCGGGGCGATCGGCATGGCCATCGGCGTGGTCGCGGTGCTCGTCGGCGTCTCCAAGGGCAACGACTGGGGCTGGGCCTCCGCCGCCACACTCGGCGTGATCATCGGCGGCGTCGCGGCGCTGCTGCTGTGGGCCTGGTTCGAGCTGCGCCAGGACAGCCCGCTGGTGGATCTGCGCACCATGGCCCGTCGTCCGATCCTGCTGACCAACCTCGCCGCCCTGATGGCGGGCTTCGGCATGATGGCGCAGGCGATCGTGATCCCGCAGCTGCTGCAGGCGCCCGACGCCACCGGATACGGACTCGGCCAGACCATGCTCCAGACGGGCCTGTGGATGGCCCCTGGCGGCCTGATGATGCTGGCCTTCACCCCGATCTCCAGCGGGATGCTCACCCGTTTCGGCGGGCGGGCCACGCTGGCCACCGGCATGGTCGTCCTCTCCAGCGGGTACCTGGTCGCGTTCTTCCTGTCCGCTGCGCCGTGGCAGCTGATGCTCGCCTCCTGCATCTCCTCGGCCGGGGTGGGGATCGCCTATGCCGCGATGCCCACGCTGATCATGGAGAACTCCCCGGCCTCGGAGGCCGGGTCCGGGGTGGGGGTCAACGCCCTGATGCGCTCGATGGGCACCACCAGCGCCGGCGCGGTGATGGCGATCGTGCTGACAGCCGTCACCACGACCGTGGGCGGCGAGTCGCTGCCCACCGTGACCGCCTTCAAGATCTGCTTCCTGCTCGCTGCGGTCGCCGGGCTCGGCGCGGCGGCGACCACGCTGTTCATCAAGCGCGGCCGGCCGGGGACCGACGAGACGGACGAGGACCAGGCGCAGGCCGAAGCGCCCGCCGCCGGGAGCGCGGCCGAGGACTCGCAGGCGCGGGAGACCTCCGAGGAGCCGGCGCTGATCTGAGCGGCGCCCCTCACCCGCCGCGTCACTCCCCGAGGTCCGGCTCCACGGTCGGCGAAGAAGCAGCTTCCGGGCAGGTCAAGGTCGCCCAGCACGCGGGCGGGCCGTCGGTGGAGGCGGCCGAGGGCCCGGTGTCGGCGGGCGACCTCAGGCGGTGCGGGCGAGGCGGACCATGGTCCAGGAGATCGCGGGCAGCTCGCCGGAGAGCCTGCCCCCCTGGAGCGCGACCGAGGAGTTCGGCTGCGGGGTGACGGTCTCCGGCGCGTCGGCCGAGTTCGCCGCATAGGGATCCTCGTGATGCAGCGTGACCGCTTCCACCAGGACGAGCTCGCCGAAGCCGGCCGAGCTCAGGTCCACCCCGAGGTCGAGGGCACCGGAGGCATCGCGGTTCACCACGAACACGGTGAGGTCACCGGAGTCCTCGTCCCAAGTGGCGACCGCGTCGGCCGAGGCGCTGGTGCCGAAGCGCTGGTTCTCGAAGCTCGGGACCTCGATGTTCACCTGCAGCACATCACCCTTCGCATACCGGGAGGTGAGCGCGAAGGGGTGGAAGGTGGTCTGCTTCCAGGCGCGGCCGCCGGGCTCGGTCATGATCGGCGCGATCACGTTGACCAGCTGCGCGAGCGAGGCGGAGGCGACCCGGTCGCTGTGGCGCAGCAGCGAGATCAGCAGATTGCCGAACACCACCGCGTCCATCGCGGAATAGATGTCCTCGAGCAGCACCGGCGCGACGGGCCAGTCCTTCCCGCTCGGCGGGCGGGACTCGGCGCGGTGCTGGTACCAGACGTTCCATTCGTCGAAGCTGATCATGATGCGCTTGTCGCGCTTGAGCTTGGCGCGCACGTGGTCGGCGGTGGCGACGACGGAGTCGATGAAGTGGTCCATGTCGTCGGCGGAGGCGAGGAAGGAGGCCTGGTCGCCGTCCTTCTCCGAGTAGTAGACGTGGGCGGAGACCATGTCGACGTGGTCGTACGCCTCGGTGAGCACAGTGTTCTCCCAGGCCCCGAAGGTGGGCATCTGGGAGTTCGAGGAGCCGCACACGATCAGCTCGAGGTCCGGGTCCTCCATCCGCATCGCGCGGGCGGTCTCGGTCGCCACCCGTGCGTACTCCTCGGCGTTCTTGTGCCCGATCTGCCAGGGGCCGTCCATCTCGTTGCCCAGGCACCACATCCGGATGTCGTGGGACTCCTCGGAGCCGGTGTTGGCCACGCGCTGGTCGGAGAGGCAGGTGCCGGCCGGGGCGTTGGCGTACTCGAGCACGTCCAGCGCCTCCTGCACCCCGCGGGTGCCGAGGTTCACGGCGTACATCGGTTCGACCTCGGCTTTCTTCGCCCAGGCCATGAACTCGTCCAGGCCCACGGTGTTCGGATCCGAGGAGTGCCAGGCCAGGTCGTGGCGCACTGGCCGCTCCTCCACCGGGCCGACGCCGTCCTCCCAGCGGTAGCCGGAGACGAAGTTGCCGCCGGGGTAGCGCACGGAGCTGACGCCGAGCTCGCGGGTCAGGGCCAGGACGTCGGTGCGGAAGCCGTCGGCGTCGGCCTCGGGGTGGTCCGGTTCGAAGATGCCGGTGTAGACGCAGCGGCCGAGGTGCTCGACGAACGCGCCGAAGGTGCGACGGCGCACCGGGGCGATGCGGAAGGCGGAGTTCAGGGTGAGGGTGACCTGGGATGACATCGGTGTCGGGATCCTTCTCGGAGGTGGGGGCACCGGAGTGCTCGGCTGTGCGACAACCAGTTCTTCAACGTTGCAAACAGCTTTCCACAGAGGATCCTCGACGTCAACGCGATTCCCGGCGCCGATACCGGATCCGCGCACCCCAGCCGCCCGCTCGCACAGCCCCGGCAGCAGCGCCGACGACATCGACGGCGCCGACTGGCGCGAGGTCGGTCACGCCGCCCGTGCCGAGCCCCGGTCAATGCGAGAATCGTCTCCATGCCACCTCGTTCCTCCTCCGGTCCGCGGCGCCCGCCGTCCCTGCGCGATGTCGCCGAGATCGCAGGGGTCTCGATCAAGACGGTCTCCAACGTGGTCAACGACTATCCGCACGTCCGCGACTCCACCCGCGAGAAGGTGCGCGAGGCGATCCTGCACGTCGGCTATCGCCCCCAGGTCGCCGCCCGGCAGCTGCGCACCGGCGCCAGCGGGATCGTCACCCTGGCCGTCCCCTCACTGGCCTTCACCTACTTCTCCGACCTCTCCCAGCACTTCATCGACGAGGCCCAGCGCCGCGGCCAGACGGTCGTGCTGCACTCGACCTCTGCCGGGCCAGAGGCCGAGCGCACCGTGCTCGAGGGGTTCCAGCGCGTCTTCGGCGACGGTGTGATCTTCAACCCGCTGTTCCTCGAGGAGGAGCAGTACGCCCGGATGCAGCGCACCACGCAGCCGACGGTGTTCATCGGCGAGCACCTGCGCGAGACCCTCCCCGAGGGCAGCGACTACGTGCGGATCGACAACCGCGCCGCCTCCTTCGATGCGACCTCCCATCTGCTCGCCACCGGCCGACGCCGACCGGCCTTCATCGGCGCCCTCCGCTCCGCGCAGGGCCAGCAGCCGCACAGCTCCGGCATCCTGCGCCGTGACGGCTTCCTCGCCGCACTGCACGAGCACGGACTGCGAGCCGACGACCGCACCGTGCAGTCCGTGGACGACTGGCACCGCCCGGACGGCTTCGCCGGGGCGAACGCCCTGCTCGACCGCTTCCCCGAGGTCGACGGCATCGTCTGCGGCAATGACGACCTGGCCATCGGCGTGCTCGCGGCGCTGCGTCGCCGCGATCGGCGGGTGCCCGAGGACGTCGCCGTGATCGGCTACGACGACACCCCCGACGCACCCTTCGCCTCGCCGCCGCTGAGCACCATCGCCCCGGACAAAGCGGCGATCGCCCGCACCGCGCTGGACCTGCTCAGCGAGCGGATCCAGGGCTACGACGGGCCGCCCCGCGTGCAGGAGGTCCCGTATCGGGTGGTCGTGCGCGAATCCACCGGTGCCGCCTCCCTCGCGTCCGCCACCGCCACCGCCACCGCCACCGCCACCGCCACCGCCACCGAGGAAGGATGACGCGATGAGCATCCCCACCCCCTACGAGGACCTCCTGCGCCAGGTCCTGGAGACCGGCCACGCCAAGGGCGACCGCACCGGGACCGGCACCCGCAGCCTGTTCGGCGCGCAGCTGCGCTACGACCTCTCCCAGGGCTTCCCGCTGATCACCACCAAGCGGGTGCACACCCGCTCGATCATCCTCGAGCTGCTGTGGTTCCTGCGCGGGGACACCAATGCGCGCTGGTTGCAGGAGCGGGGCGTGAGTATCTGGGACGAGTGGGCCGACGCGGACGGCGAGCTCGGCCCGATCTACGGCGCGCAATGGCGCTCCTGGCCCACCCCGATGGCGGCGTGATCGACCAGATCACGGACGTCGTCGAGCAGATCCGCACGAACCCGGATTCGCGCCGGCTGATCGTCTCGGCCTGGAACCCGGCGGACATCCCCGTCATGGCGCTGGCCCCCTGCCATGCCCTGTTCCAGTTCGAGGTGCATGACGGGAAGCTCTCCTGCCAGCTCTACCAGCGCAGCGCCGATCTCTTCCTCGGGGTGCCCTTCAACATCGCCAGCTACGCACTGCTGACCCATCTGGTCGCCCAGCAGACCGATCTCGAGGTCGGGGACTTCGTGTGGACCGGCGGGGACTGCCACATCTACGACAACCACGTCGAGCAGGTCACCCGGCAGCTCTCACGCGACCCCTTCCCCTACCCCACGCTGTCGCTGAACCGCCGCCCGGACTCGATCCTCGGCTACGAGCTCGAGGACATCGAGATCACGGGCTACCAGCACCACCAGGGCATCAAGGCCCCGGTCGCGATATGAGCGGCACCGACGGCACCGCTCCCGCAGCACCCACCCCGCTTGCATCCACACCTGCGGCATCCACACCGGCAGCGTCCTCGACGCCGCGGATCGGCCTGATCTGGGCCCAGGCCCGCGGAGGCGTGATCGGCGCCGACGGCACGATGCCCTGGCGCCTGCCCGAGGACCTCAGGCACTTCTCCCGCACCACGACGGGCTCCCCCGTGGTGATGGGTCGGCGCACCTGGGAGTCCTTCCCGCCGAAGTTCCGACCGCTGCCCGGGCGCACCAACGTCGTCATCACCCGTGACGACGCCTTCGCGGCCGACGGAGCGGTGCGGGCCCGTGACCTGGAGGACGCCCTGGGACTGGCCCGCGCAGCACTCACCGCCGCCGCGCACCGCCTGCCTGACGGACCCGCGGTCGGCGCCGACGACAGCCCGGCCGGTGGGCCTGCCGGCGACGCCGGGGCCGGCCCGGCCGATAGGCCCGCCCGCGACGCGATGATCTGGGTGGTCGGCGGCGGCCGCGTGTACCGGGAGGCGATGGACCGGGCGGATCTGCTGGTGGTCACGGAGATCGACCTCGCGGTCGAGGGGGACACCACGGCCCCCGCCATCCCCGACGGCTTCTCTCCCGAGGACCCGGATCCCGCCTGGTGCGGCTCGCGCACCGGCCTGCGATATCGGATCCTCCGCTACCGGCGCTGACCGGCCCTGCCGATCGAGCCCCGCACCGTATGCGCCACTCCCTTCGCCCGATCTCTAGCGTTCCGGGCACGGCGCGCATCATCCGGCACCGGGCGCCGGCCGCCCGTGCTCGCCGCGGGGTGGCGGTGCTCAGCCCTTCAGGCCCGAGCCGGTCACGCCCTCGACGATCTGGCGCTGGAAGAACATGTACAGCACGACCAGCGGGAGCGCGGCGAGGAGTGCGCCGGCCTGGATGTCGGCGTAGCGCAGTCCGAAGCTGCCCTGGACCGTCGCCAGGCCCACCGGGATGGTCATCAGGTTCGGGTTGGACAGCACGAACAGCGGCAGCAGCAGGTTGTTCCAGGTCCACACGAAGGTCAGGATCGCCACGGCTGCGATCACCGGGCGTGACAGCGGCATGATCACTCTCCAGTAGATGCGCCACAGGCCGGCGCCGTCGACGCGGGCGGCCTCCTCGAGCTCCTTGGGGATTCCGTCGAAGAACTGCTTGAAGATGAACACGGCGATGACCGAGGGGACCTGCGGGAGTATCACGGCCCAGTAGGTGTTCAGCAGCTGCATCACGCGCAGCTCCTGGAACAGCGGCACGATCAGCACCTGACTCGGGATCATCAGGCCCATGATGATCAGCAGGTAGATCAGGGCGCGCCCCCGGAACTGCAGGCGCGAGAGGGCGAAGGCGGCCATGGACGCGAACAGCAGCGTCAGCCCGGCGGTGATCACCGAGGTCAGGAAACTGGAGAGGTACCAGTTCCAGATGTCCCCCTGCTGCAGCAGCCCGACATAGGACTGCATCGTTGGGCTGAGATCAGTGAGGATCTCCTGGGCGCCCAGGGCGGCCACGCCGTTGTCGGTCAGCGAGGTCTTGATCGCGAACAGGCTGGGGATCAGCCAGATGATCGCAGCGATGATCAGGAAGATGCCGCTGACCCTGGTGAAGGTCTGGCCGCTGGCCTTCATGCGCGGGGCCGGGGCGGCGCCGGAGAGGCCGGCGCGAGCGGTGGGTCGGGTCTCGATCGTGGCCATGTCAGGAGGCCTCCTCACGCTTGGTGCCGAGACGGCTGAGGATCTGCTGGAGGATGGCGATCACCAGGATGATCAGGAACAGCAGCACCGAGGCGGCGGATGCCGCTCCGACCCGGTTGTCCGTGAATGCCGTGTTGGTGATCAGGCCGAGGGAGACCTGCGTCGAGATGCCCGGTCCACCCGAGGTCATCAGGTACACCTGGTCGAAGATCTTCAGGCTGGCGATGATCTGCAGGAGGATCACCAGGCCGGTGGTCCGGTTCAGCAGCGGGACGGTGAGCCGGCGGATCTGCTGCCAGGGCGAGGCCCCGTCGACCGCGGCGGCCTCGTACAGCTCGCGCGGGATCTCCTGCAGGCCCGCCAGGTAGAGCACGAAGTTGAATCCGATGGTCCACCAGACCGTCGCGATGGCGATGCCGATCATCGCGGTGCCCGGATCGGACAGGATGCCGGAGCCGGGGTCCAGGCCCAGCAGCGTCGAGGGCAGGGACCACAGCCCGTTGGACGGGGTGAAGATGAAGACCCAGATCAGGGAGATCGTCGCCGAGGGCAGGATGAACGGCAGGAAGAACGCCAGGCGGAAGAACCACTGGCCGCGCGCCATGCGGTTGGTGAGCACCGCCAGCACGAAGGAGAGCACCACCAGGGGCGGCACCGTGTAGAGCGTGAACTGGAGGGTGTGCCACAGCGAGGACCAGAAGTCGTCGCGGCGGAACATCTCCAGGTAGTTGTCCAGGCCCGCGAAGGATCCGAGCCCGGAGTGGACGGTCGAGGTGTTGAAGAAGCTCGCGACGACCATCCAGATCATGGGGCCGACCATGAAGGCCAGGTAGATCACGGCGAAGGGTGCGAGGAACAGCCAGGCCTGTGGGGTGCGGCGCTGGACCTTGCCACCCTTCGGGGGTCGCGCGACCCGCGCCCCGGGGGCCGGGGGTGCGGTGGGAGACATCGTGGTCATGAGGTCTGCCTTCCGGGTCAGAGCGGGCTGGGGGTCGAGGTATAGATCGCGAGCTGGCTGCGGATCGCGGCCAGCGCCTGCTCCGGGGTGAGCGCTCCCTGCTGGACGAGTCCGAGCTGGGCGCCGACCGTGGCCTCGAAGGTCGAGCCG
Encoded proteins:
- a CDS encoding MFS transporter, translated to MNESPQTASPAKGSVRHPALILLVIGFSSLCASLMQSLVIPIQPELPSMLGTSASNAAWVVTATLLAGGVAMPVAGRLADLKGCKPVLIGSAALMLAGSLICALGDSLAPVLVGRVLQGLAMGYIPVAISFVREVMPPRLRNTAVAGISATLGVGGALGLPLAAWIAQAYDWHALFWMASALAVIMVVSTAVALPHRAPAGSGKLDVIGAIGMAIGVVAVLVGVSKGNDWGWASAATLGVIIGGVAALLLWAWFELRQDSPLVDLRTMARRPILLTNLAALMAGFGMMAQAIVIPQLLQAPDATGYGLGQTMLQTGLWMAPGGLMMLAFTPISSGMLTRFGGRATLATGMVVLSSGYLVAFFLSAAPWQLMLASCISSAGVGIAYAAMPTLIMENSPASEAGSGVGVNALMRSMGTTSAGAVMAIVLTAVTTTVGGESLPTVTAFKICFLLAAVAGLGAAATTLFIKRGRPGTDETDEDQAQAEAPAAGSAAEDSQARETSEEPALI
- a CDS encoding alpha-N-arabinofuranosidase, coding for MSSQVTLTLNSAFRIAPVRRRTFGAFVEHLGRCVYTGIFEPDHPEADADGFRTDVLALTRELGVSSVRYPGGNFVSGYRWEDGVGPVEERPVRHDLAWHSSDPNTVGLDEFMAWAKKAEVEPMYAVNLGTRGVQEALDVLEYANAPAGTCLSDQRVANTGSEESHDIRMWCLGNEMDGPWQIGHKNAEEYARVATETARAMRMEDPDLELIVCGSSNSQMPTFGAWENTVLTEAYDHVDMVSAHVYYSEKDGDQASFLASADDMDHFIDSVVATADHVRAKLKRDKRIMISFDEWNVWYQHRAESRPPSGKDWPVAPVLLEDIYSAMDAVVFGNLLISLLRHSDRVASASLAQLVNVIAPIMTEPGGRAWKQTTFHPFALTSRYAKGDVLQVNIEVPSFENQRFGTSASADAVATWDEDSGDLTVFVVNRDASGALDLGVDLSSAGFGELVLVEAVTLHHEDPYAANSADAPETVTPQPNSSVALQGGRLSGELPAISWTMVRLARTA
- a CDS encoding ribonuclease J; amino-acid sequence: MPSPRTKLTAPPRLAKNGLRITALGGLGEVGRNMTVFEHAGKLLIVDCGVLFPEEHQPGIDVILPDFTSIRDRLDDIEAIVLTHGHEDHIGGVPYLLKERADIPVIGSELTLAFITAKLKEHRITPKTIQVEAGQKHKAGSFDLEFVAVNHSIPDALAIMIRTKAGSVLHTGDFKMDQFPLDGRITDLRSFARLGEEGVDLFLTDSTNAEVPGFTMSERDLNPAIDQVFTSSPRRIIVSSFASHVHRIQQVLNAAHANGRKVAFVGRSMVRNMAIARDLGYLNIPKGLVVDFRKIQSMPDHKITLICTGSQGEPMAALARMSNGDHQIQVGEGDTVLMASSLIPGNENAIYGIINKLTDLGANIVHKGNAKVHVSGHASAGELVYCYNIVRPKNVMPVHGESKHMHANAELARRTGVPEKNIVIAQDGVTVDLVAGQAKISGKVEAGLVYVDGQTIGTATEDTLAERRMLSGGGVVTVVALIDPKTNQPVEPLEFITKGFVHDDKTFKGAETQVNKALARARQDKIDDIGELEEIIVEAVGSYLRRTYRREPAVMAVVVDA
- a CDS encoding carbohydrate ABC transporter permease, which produces MTTMSPTAPPAPGARVARPPKGGKVQRRTPQAWLFLAPFAVIYLAFMVGPMIWMVVASFFNTSTVHSGLGSFAGLDNYLEMFRRDDFWSSLWHTLQFTLYTVPPLVVLSFVLAVLTNRMARGQWFFRLAFFLPFILPSATISLIWVFIFTPSNGLWSLPSTLLGLDPGSGILSDPGTAMIGIAIATVWWTIGFNFVLYLAGLQEIPRELYEAAAVDGASPWQQIRRLTVPLLNRTTGLVILLQIIASLKIFDQVYLMTSGGPGISTQVSLGLITNTAFTDNRVGAASAASVLLFLIILVIAILQQILSRLGTKREEAS
- a CDS encoding dihydrofolate reductase, with translation MSGTDGTAPAAPTPLASTPAASTPAASSTPRIGLIWAQARGGVIGADGTMPWRLPEDLRHFSRTTTGSPVVMGRRTWESFPPKFRPLPGRTNVVITRDDAFAADGAVRARDLEDALGLARAALTAAAHRLPDGPAVGADDSPAGGPAGDAGAGPADRPARDAMIWVVGGGRVYREAMDRADLLVVTEIDLAVEGDTTAPAIPDGFSPEDPDPAWCGSRTGLRYRILRYRR
- a CDS encoding carbohydrate ABC transporter permease, with amino-acid sequence MATIETRPTARAGLSGAAPAPRMKASGQTFTRVSGIFLIIAAIIWLIPSLFAIKTSLTDNGVAALGAQEILTDLSPTMQSYVGLLQQGDIWNWYLSSFLTSVITAGLTLLFASMAAFALSRLQFRGRALIYLLIIMGLMIPSQVLIVPLFQELRVMQLLNTYWAVILPQVPSVIAVFIFKQFFDGIPKELEEAARVDGAGLWRIYWRVIMPLSRPVIAAVAILTFVWTWNNLLLPLFVLSNPNLMTIPVGLATVQGSFGLRYADIQAGALLAALPLVVLYMFFQRQIVEGVTGSGLKG
- a CDS encoding MarR family transcriptional regulator, with translation MAERTGGECAPAEDGAEREPRREVARLLSLLDRHRRLHRQQRALGDADLRILWLFADGRARTLRGIADALHLEQSTVNRQVNAAVTEALLERSRDHGGQAYLFQRTAKGYRLFEADVAASLAGYDEALTALGAVDAAAFVDLLDRFTESYRAVAERSGEELRRE
- a CDS encoding LacI family DNA-binding transcriptional regulator — translated: MPPRSSSGPRRPPSLRDVAEIAGVSIKTVSNVVNDYPHVRDSTREKVREAILHVGYRPQVAARQLRTGASGIVTLAVPSLAFTYFSDLSQHFIDEAQRRGQTVVLHSTSAGPEAERTVLEGFQRVFGDGVIFNPLFLEEEQYARMQRTTQPTVFIGEHLRETLPEGSDYVRIDNRAASFDATSHLLATGRRRPAFIGALRSAQGQQPHSSGILRRDGFLAALHEHGLRADDRTVQSVDDWHRPDGFAGANALLDRFPEVDGIVCGNDDLAIGVLAALRRRDRRVPEDVAVIGYDDTPDAPFASPPLSTIAPDKAAIARTALDLLSERIQGYDGPPRVQEVPYRVVVRESTGAASLASATATATATATATATEEG